CTGCACATGCACAAGAAACTTGCTATGCCTGTTAAGTGATTATTATTTCCTCTTACTTAATAACTTACTTAATATACAATGATTTCCCAAAGTGTATTTATGTGCATGTACAGCACCGAACGCCGCTGGCATGAGTCTCTGTGGAAGCAAAGGATTAGTGGCTCTGTCTGCGACCGAGTCCTGCGAGTGATGGCTGTGATCCAGGCTCTTACTACCTCGCCGCCGTGTTTGCCCGCACTaaatacatttcaaatttgtttaagctTAAGCCAAAGCGAATTGGGCGGCTCGAGTGGACCACAGATTGATATGACCACAGAGGCGAACAAAGAAACCAAGGGAGCCCGAAAGCCCGGTGATTGCCAGATTATTGCGAAATAAAGCTTGCCACAAAATGCCCAAACAGCGTAAGAGTAAACAACTAAGGCAGTTCAGTTCACTCCTCGTCATTCCTTTTCACTGACTCACCTGCATGTGGGGGGCGGCCAGGAGCTGCATCAGCTCGTCCTTGGCATACTTGCCGCCCAGCGAGTTGCCGCCGGACGTCGACGAGAGCAGCTCCAGGACATCGCGACATCGGCCCACGGCCTCGGCAGCCGGTGCTCTGCCATTGCTGGTCACCACTGTCGCCGCGATCCTGTCGAACAGCTGCAGGAACTGGTGCAGCCTGTTGTCGCGCAACATGTCACGCAGCACATCGGCATCAACGTGCGCGTCCTGCAGCGAGTAGATGTCGTCCAGACAGTCCAGGATGCGCTGCACCGCCTCAATGCCCGCCTCCTCGTCGGCCCACTCGTCCGTGGCGCCGGTTATGGGCACTGCAATGAACGGAATGACATATGAACAGATTCTGACATAATTGAATGTGTTTAATCTATAGGCTTATTGCATGATGATGTCTGCAATTTTATAaccaaattgcattttcagcTTCGGACATTGAGTATTAAAGCATATAAAGCAGcattgaaaacaatttgcatcATAGCTTAATTTCTGGAATTTCTTAAGAGCAATCGAATATAGATTGCTCTCCAGGAATTTAATCTGGTATAGAATTTATATTCGTACGAATCATTAAATTCCTATTGATTTAAAGCAAATACGAGACTAAATACTGACTGTCCGCATCGGTGCCGTATAGCGGATCCATGTTGGTGCCACCTGCGATGGCCTGAACAGCACCCTTTAGCTTGCGTCGTGCATTGTAGCGCTTCAATTCCTCCACCGTGTCCGCCAGGTGAGTGCGCTGCAGTTTGTCCCGATCCCGTATCCATGGATGATCCAGCACCTCGGTGATGGAGAGTCTGTGATGTGGATTGGCGGCCAGCATTTTCATAACTAAATCCTTGGCGTTCGCCGAGATTGACTTCCACTCCGGTGCCTCAAACTACAACGAATTGTTCaacattttaatgttttacttttataaaaaGATTGGGAATGTATTGTACACTTACCGATAAGCGACCGCGTGCTATTGACTGCTGCAACCTCACTCCGGATCCCAGGAAGGGCAATCTGCCGGAGAGCAGGACGTGCAGCATCACTCCGGCACCCCAAACATCGCAGCCTTTGCCGTAAAGCCGCCTGGTCACCACCTCTGGCGCCATGTAATGCGGACATCCAACGCGTCCGTGTGTTTCTATGGTTTCCCGGGTGCCGGGCAACTGAATGGCCGATCCGAAGCCGCCAAGTTTCACCGGCGCCGAGTTGTCGACGGTGGCGAGGAGAGCGCAGGCAGGACGCACATCCCTGTGCAGGATGTCGTTCTCGTGACAATAGCGCAGTGCCTCCAGGATTTGCCGCATGTAGTGACTGGAAAAGTGGATGGGTTAATATTTGGTGTTTctcattcaattcaatttgcgtTTGCTTTGGGCGGCTACTTAATTGGGAATACTTATACACAGAAGCCATGTATAAAAGTATATGTTAGGCGTAGCCtcgtttaatttgatttgattaaatGTTTAGTAACTTGTTACTTCTATTTTAATATATGTTACTTCCGCACAGCACAAGTTTAATTGCACTTATAAATTATCTTGGTTGTTAATCTTTTGTATAGACAACTAAATTGGGTTTGCTCAAATCAAATTACTGCCGGGCACGTCccttaattaattataattaataatttactcCCTTTTTGGGCCAAAGCAAACGCCCGATTCCGATTCTCACCAAGCAACCGCCTCGCTATAGACAAAACCGGCAACAGCACGCCGCACAACCTCGAAGCACAAGTCGGAGCCCTCCATGCTGCAAAAGAGTGCAAAGTGCGAAAGGACATTAGGGTTTGGGCGCACAAGGACACCACCGAACCACTGGCAACAACTTACAACTCGAAGACCATGTAGAGCATTCCCTCGGAACTGTACGTCTCCAGCAGCTCCACAATGTGCGGATGCTTCAGCATGTGACATATTGTGGCCTCGCGCTTCAGATCTGCAAGTGGAAAGATGCAGAGAGATGGGGGGCGTGAGTTCTCAGATTGGGCGGCAATTAGTTGACATTGGAATGGGTCAGGAGAGAGTGGGGCACGTGGGGAGGCGCCACCCACTACACCAGCTGGCAGTGGCACTAATGGACTTAGCGCTGACTTATGTGCCTGCCATGTATCATTTAGTCAATGGCCGGATGGCTgctccgcatccacatccgtgtccatgtccatgtcctgATTCAGGCTCAGGTCCTGGCGCCCTTGCACTTGagcaatttctttttaattggcGTCTTGGGCTGGCAAACGGGCAAAGGGGCAGCCCTGTGGGGCATGCTACACGTGTGGCAGCGGCATAATTTTGAATAATTGAGCAgcttaattataatttattcacacagcacagcacagcgcGCTGGGGAAGAGTCAGGGTCAGGAATCGTTAGCCCGGGGGCCAAATCGAACAAGGAACAAGGTCGTCCATCTCATTGTGccgtcaaaaaaaaatatatataaaagtgtataaatatataggtGTATTGTGTATATAATGCTCACCCGCTGTGCTCAGTCCAGGACTCGCTGTGAACTTGGCCACATCAACGATTTTGACGGCGAACTGCTGATTGGACTCCCTGTGTATGCAGCGCCTCACGATGGAGAAAGGTCCTCTGTAAGAAACATTCCGGAaagggaaggggaaggggaagtAAATTCGGATTAAACTTCAATTGAAAGTTGATTGTGTCTAAATGGGAGCGAATAAAATTTTATCTCGCTTCgacaaaaagcaaaatatttatattttcgcagcaaaacaggaaaaaagcaaaca
This genomic stretch from Drosophila yakuba strain Tai18E2 chromosome 3R, Prin_Dyak_Tai18E2_2.1, whole genome shotgun sequence harbors:
- the LOC6537647 gene encoding peripheral plasma membrane protein CASK isoform X10, producing the protein MTEDEILFDDVYELCEVIGKGPFSIVRRCIHRESNQQFAVKIVDVAKFTASPGLSTADLKREATICHMLKHPHIVELLETYSSEGMLYMVFEFMEGSDLCFEVVRRAVAGFVYSEAVACHYMRQILEALRYCHENDILHRDVRPACALLATVDNSAPVKLGGFGSAIQLPGTRETIETHGRVGCPHYMAPEVVTRRLYGKGCDVWGAGVMLHVLLSGRLPFLGSGVRLQQSIARGRLSFEAPEWKSISANAKDLVMKMLAANPHHRLSITEVLDHPWIRDRDKLQRTHLADTVEELKRYNARRKLKGAVQAIAGGTNMDPLYGTDADMPITGATDEWADEEAGIEAVQRILDCLDDIYSLQDAHVDADVLRDMLRDNRLHQFLQLFDRIAATVVTSNGRAPAAEAVGRCRDVLELLSSTSGGNSLGGKYAKDELMQLLAAPHMQRLMPAAFGAVHAHKYTLGNHCILSKLLSKRK
- the LOC6537647 gene encoding peripheral plasma membrane protein CASK isoform X5, with translation MTEDEILFDDVYELCEVIGKGPFSIVRRCIHRESNQQFAVKIVDVAKFTASPGLSTADLKREATICHMLKHPHIVELLETYSSEGMLYMVFEFMEGSDLCFEVVRRAVAGFVYSEAVACHYMRQILEALRYCHENDILHRDVRPACALLATVDNSAPVKLGGFGSAIQLPGTRETIETHGRVGCPHYMAPEVVTRRLYGKGCDVWGAGVMLHVLLSGRLPFLGSGVRLQQSIARGRLSFEAPEWKSISANAKDLVMKMLAANPHHRLSITEVLDHPWIRDRDKLQRTHLADTVEELKRYNARRKLKGAVQAIAGGTNMDPLYGTDADMPITGATDEWADEEAGIEAVQRILDCLDDIYSLQDAHVDADVLRDMLRDNRLHQFLQLFDRIAATVVTSNGRAPAAEAVGRCRDVLELLSSTSGGNSLGGKYAKDELMQLLAAPHMQALLHSHDVVARDVYGEEALRVTPPPMVPYLNGDELDNVEGGELQHVTRVRLVQFQKNTDEPMGITLKMTEDGRCIVARIMHGGMIHRQATLHVGDEIREINGQPVQHQSVGQLQRMLREARGSVTFKIVPSYRSAPPPCELFRIRPAPVLVSITLPTIYPPTIHTTHKRQYNTTQSRLLLHENTHPHPPTPIYPPTHPSHMGIPHPGRCAYSLTHRQVKRHNSHKSRKFV